A segment of the Zalophus californianus isolate mZalCal1 chromosome 3, mZalCal1.pri.v2, whole genome shotgun sequence genome:
GTCCGTCTAAACCACCAAAAAGTACTTAAATGAAAATGCATAACTACTGTACCAGAAAAAAGTACCTCCCATCATGAAAATGTCACTGAGggtattaaaaaaatcttggtaCACCAtatccacaattaaaaaaaaaagggtgtccCCAAAGATCCTATATATCTGATATGAACTGTAATTCATATTAAGAAAGGCTTGGAGTTTGAAACCAAGATCACCTAATGGGCCCACTTTGACCAATGCAGTAAGTTTCAGCTTCTCTCCAAAAATAGTCCTGAGATGGTATGGGGCAATTCTGCCCAGGTGCATTTCTGGTCCAAGGTAGAAAGGCCTAAGAAATCCACAAATGTAAAATCACCCCGTGAAAAACATATATGCTGgtgataaaaggaaagaaaaagcagaattaaaatattataaaccaGAGAGTGTTTTGTTTCTGTTAGGTAAAGGGATTTCTTCATAAGTTACTTTAATAAAAGGGAATTTCATAGGTAAAAACcaatattcaaaattataaaacaaatagaacTCTCTGTGTATaatcactgcatcaaaaattTGCAAGATACTGAAGAGAAATTCCTTAGTTGACCAATGTGGTTTGAAGgggtaataaaatttttttatggctaaagcAAGAGTCTTATTTCCTGTTGGCCCAAAAACAGATGTTTCATTTCCCAAATAGGTAGGTTCTCCACTGTAAAGAAATATTCTCGTATAGTTGGTTTCTATCTTCTTGAATTCTGCTCCAAGTTCAGCCAACTTCTTATATGTCCTTAACACGAATTTAGAACAGTCGTAGGATTCAAACCATGTCTCCGCCCCTCTTGCTGGGCTGGCTTGGACAGTCCATGTCTCGTAATAAATCCCTGTTTCATTGTCCCGCTTTACCCACTTGGCCATTTCGTTAAATGTGtttcctagttaaaaaaaaaagaaaaaaatcacctatgtGAACATCAAAGCTAATACTAGTTTTATGTAAAATGTTCTAACCTGATGATTAAGGCcatgaataaataatagtttttattactatttaattATCTATTATTTATAGTAATAGTTCCAAACCTGTATCTCACGATAGGTATCCAAGCTCAGccaatttttattctatttttcaaggTACAAGGTATTTCTGAATTGTAAACATTAGCTACAACAGGTGTATAAAGTCTTACATACCAATTCTACAATCATTTAAGGTATAGTCAAAAGCAAAATTATACACATGCAgaagccccccccttttttttttaagagtttatttatattttgacagagacagcgagagacggaacacaagcagggggagtgggagagggagaagcaggcttcccgccgagcagggagcccaacgcagggctcaatcccaggaccctgagatcatgacctgagctgaaggcagacgcttaacaactgagccacccaggcaccccagaagcccTCTTTCTTTACCCCACTCAACAAATTCTGGATtcagaggcaaaagagagaaaaccaggaaaaaaCTCTGGAAGAGGTAAAAGTGAATGGGGCGGGGCCAAGGCGTGTTAAGAATGGAGGAGGGGAAATGCAGAGCTTTTCCGTCACATAGCATGGTGCCCACACAGTATGAATGGCAGCCAGGGGAGCCGCTACTCTAGAAAGCTGGCCTACTCATGTTACAAGAGAAAAATACTTATATACCCTATCCTCCTTGAATATTTgatatttcccttttctctctataCTTGCAGCTGGTGGGATTCTGCTTACAACCTTCCCACTAACCATACAAATTCTTCCAATGAAGCAACTAAACGGGAAATGTTTTTGGCCACGTTTGTGCACTATACAGATTCTGGAATGGCTCACACTCTTCCACCACCTTGTACCAGACCAGAGGAATCTCTCCAAAAGTTAACAAAACACCATACTTCGTGTGGTTACAACCTCATTTACAATGCCTAATAGAGCTTGGCCCCAACAATTCACTTTTTCACCTTGTGTGAACCTTTCTTAAGTGCTCCAACTTGAGTCCATGAAATCAGTACTTCATGTCCTATAAAATGAATAGAGTGGCTGCTTTGATCAACTTTATGGACTTAAAATTGTGGAATAATATAAAGCCTGTTTTCTTAGAACTGGGGATACTGTTCTTAGTGTTCTTCAACTTTAAAAAGTCACTCCTGTAATTAAGAGAGAATACTTCAAAACACTTCTGTAACATGAGAAAATATCAATGAACAGAATTAATCACAAAGCAGATGGGTAACTTGAAAGATTTAGGTACCAGCACATTACAAACTATTTTACATGAAATAATGATCACTTGTTCATATCATACACTGATGTCAGAAAGAAGAATTTTCAGATAATGAGATAGGtggacagagaaaggagaaatgtaAACTGGCCTGGAATGAAGAGTATGAATGCCGAGCACGGTTAAAAGAGAAATGGACTTTGGTATTGTTGGAATGGTTTGGGGCACATCAATTAGAAAGTAGGAAGGAAGATCAGGTAACAGCATGGTGTACAGTTAGAAGATCCCCAGATGACATTTAAGACACCATTCTATTCCTGGTTCTACCAGCAGATTTGTGACTTGAAGAGACTGGTTAAGTCATGCTACCTGGTTGACCCTCAATTCCTTACTTATAAAAGGAAGAAGAGTGTTTTCTCCTCACTGAACTATGAGATAACATGCTCCAAAATGCTGTGCAAAGAGCTATCCAAGTGGAAAGCATGATAACATCCTCAAGTCCTGTGGTTTACTGAAGAATTATCACAAACAGGGCTTTCATTCCAGATCTCCATTTTCTTGGAGAACAAGTATAATGCGGAGCTCTATGAATCATATGGGCAAGCTCCCTATCTCTAGGATGCAATGGCAGTCTCATCCCCATTCTACACACATGGGGTAATGAGTCAATAAAGTAAAATGTCATCCAAGGTCACATACCAGTTTCTGGTAAAAGTTCTGAACTTTCTTCATCACTACCCAACAACGCTACACATGCAGCAAAATTCCAAGTATTTCATCAACTTTCCAATACatccaaaagaacagaaatttttttttttaatttattttgagagagtgagaatgagagagcgagagagtacatgaaaggggggagggttagagggagaagcaggctcctcactgagcagggagcccgatgcgggactcgatcccgggactccaggatcatgacctgagtcgaaggcagtcgcttaaccgactgagccacccaggtgcccagaacagaaaatcttaagagataaaatatttcaattgcCTGAGGAGCCTCAAATCCATAAGATTGTGAATATTTTGGGAAATAATGTAGTGAAGTAGTTAAGAAAATGGTCAACAGGGCTTCAGTGCCAAGGTTGGAGtcccacttattagctgtgtgactttaagcactttgtgcttcagtttccccatctgtaaaatggtggtggtggggaataACAGTAACTATTTTGGGGAGGGGTGGTTGTGATGATAAATGATGTATAGATAAATGATATAGATAAAGCACCTGGAACCGCTGCTGGGCCCAGAGTAAGTCCCCATGAGTGGTAGCTATTACTTCTTGACATAAAAACAAGGTATCATCACTGAAAGTCTTTTTCCAGATACGGTTAACAGCACCTTTAATCAGTTATTTTATCGGACGTTTCGTGGATGTTCTTCTACTGTTTTATTTAGAAAGTCCAATTTAATTGCagaaaacattttatcatttcattcattttttaccATGGAATAGAGGAGATACACTATTCATCATCTAAAGGTGacgcttgggcacctgggtggctcagatggttaagcgtctgcctttggctcaggtcatgatcccagggtcctgggatcgagtcctgcatcaggctccctgctccttgggagcctgtttctccctctgcctctctctgtctctcatgaattaaaaaaaaaaaaagtttaaaggtGACGCTTGGCATGAGCAATAGTTTGGGTCAAAAATTATTGCTTCCAGAAGTACATTTTGTAAACTGACCTCTAAAGAGCAGAACATGAATGAAATGCCTcaatgaaagtaattttttttttcatttggatacTGATGCAATTGTCAAATATTGCCATATTTTTCAAACTTACCTGATATGGTTGCTACTAGAACTAACGTCCCGTTTTCCCTCCAGTGAATATCATCAATTCCTTCAAAAAAGCAGGCAGCTCCTTGATTACACCAGAAAGGGGCGTTCATTTCAGGTCGGAGATGGGGAAATGTACAGTTTCCAAGTTGGAAAAGTTCATACCATTCCATTGTGTAGTTCTTGCCAGTTAAAGTACTCTTGAATCCAATGGCATCATGCATAATTTTCTGTGTAAAGATCATACATGTATAAAAGCACCTGTGAAGGAACCACTGGCCCAGgaaccaaatgggagaaaatgtaaTACACCATGACTGTCTATCAACTACAGCAACTGCTCAGCCATTCTTCCTCCATTTGCTATTCTTGCGTCCATGCTGTGGCTCCTCAAAGCCCAGGCCCTCCTCCACTCTGGTTTTGACTGCTGCCTATCTCAGACAGTAAGGATGTTTGCTATACGGAcatgctcttcatttctttacaGTTTAGAATGGGTTCAAGAAGCTCTGTGCCAGTCTCAGGAAGTCTATATACTTACAGGCGGATGAGAGGCTCAAATGGTGAGCTAACCTAGGAAAAGTGTGTGCAGCAGGGACTGGAGGTGAAGTGTTTCCTGCCTACCTTGCCCCTTCCCCAGGCCTTCTCCTTTCTTACTTTCCAGGAGCTGGGTACAGGAGGTGGGTACAGATACAGAatatcaaaatggattaaagcaaCTGCATTTGTTACTGTCAGGATCATAAAATACGGTAATATTTTTTTGActacccattttaaagattttattatttatttgagagagagcacgcacaagcttGCGAGCACACGGGTGCCCTCGAGAGGGGggtgcggggcagagggagagggagagaatctcaagcagactctgcccgcaagcacagagcccaggcggggctggatctcatgaccccaagatcatgatgagatgagccaaaaccaagagtcagatgtttaaccagctgagtcacccaggtgccccactgactACTCATTTTAAACATGCTAAGAACACCAATTAAACATTGTCTCAAATCAGCCCTTTGAACAGCGATTATTCCCTCAAATCCACTTAATAAATCATTTAATTAACCGAAGTTATAAGATCAAGATGCAGCCTTACCAAGTGTCCCAGGAGGTTCCCATATTTAAATTCCCATACTGGGGCTTGTAACCGAAAGACTTCAATAACATCATCACCTTTCATAACTGGGATAGGTGAGCCAGTTGGACAGAATGTGTATTTAGCTTGACAATAAGGATCTGGTTCTGGACGGAAGGAAAAGCgtctaataaagaaaaagaaaccactaaCTTAGATTCTAATAGGAATTTGGTTCTTCTTGAACATTTTAGAATCCAGATTTTAGTACCACTGTCAATAACATTTTCAGAGGAAACATTCAAAAGTTTAGCCCATAGTGTTTAAACATTTGATCTGTTATCCTGTGAACAAACTTCAATGacgtcttatttatttttaaagattttatgtatttgacagagagcacaagcaggggaagcagcagcagaggcagagggaaaagcaggctccccgatgagcaggaagccggatgccggcctccaacccaggaccctggcatcatgacctgagctgaaggcagatgcttagccgactaagccacccaggcgccctccaatgATGTCTTTAATAGCAAATGATACATTAAAAGCACTTTGATAAATGCATGCTTCTCTGTTTCCTGCTCCCATTGTGAAAATCTTGAAAACGGAGGCTGTATCTTAAAATGTTGACAGATCAGATCTTATTTAGTagacaaatattcactgaataaagGAGTATTTTCAAGTGACATTTAATTTCCTAAACAATCCATATGTTAAGATGATtccaaaataattatgattaagtagaatatatatatatatattttagaatatattttctgttttcttaagaaTTAACCAACAGGAGTGCCCCTCTATTTGCTAGACCGGATGTGGCCCAATTCATGAATCGTTTAATAAAGCTAATTAGATCTTTAAagtaaacaattttaaataatgaaattaaccAATGATCCTTCAGCCAATATTTATTAAAGCTCTACTATGTGTAGGACACCATACTagggaggaggaaaacaaaattaaaatgatgttcCCTTCCTCAAGAACAtttgggtgggggctgggaataCATTAAACAAGTAAACCAAGTGCAGTGTGGTAAGTGCTAAAGAAAGATAGAGTCCTGCGAGCACACAGGAGAGAAATCACTTTTACCAGATGTGGAATGGGTGGGGATGAGGacaaagaaagagatgaagaCCTGgcttaggtttttaaaatacttccaaaGGTCAGgacacaaaagtagagaaaacatTAAGTATTTTAAGACAGCGggtaaataaaactgtaaataaaGAATTCAGGCTTCAGGGCAGGAGAGGGCAGCAGGGACTGTCCTTTTGCACCGACGCAGCACGAACCGCAACCCCTGGACTCTACAACTGGCAAGGAATGAGCCCCAGAGTGAGCTTCACGGATTTTAAGTAGCAGCCCTGGTCTGACTGGATTTGCTGCAAAACAAACCTTATTTTATGAGTTAGAAGAGGGCGGTGAGAGAGGAAGTTAAGGCATCGGTCAGTTAGTTTACTGTCATAATGTAACAAGAAGAGAAGCCCCCCCCAATCCCCGAAGGCCTTGGCAATAGGACCAGGGGGCGGACTGTAGTAGTAGACACCCCTGGTCACCTTCCATATTTGGCAGTGGAAGATACAGATGAAAGACGCTGCCTCCATCTATCCTGAAGAATACTGATCTCTAAGGTTTTAGACAGATCTGTTCTTTTATAACGCTACCACATCaacaaaaatttctattttaagaagTTAGCCAAAAATATTaacaccccccttccctccacacacacaacatttataaGACTCAGGTATACTTACCTGTTTTAGAGGTGCTCATCTGGTTGAAACAAATACATAACTAACTATACATAGTTTTCACTTGCCCACAGCTAAATCTCTTGTAGGTCAAGGGTAATTTCAAAAGCATAATTTGTGTGAActtaataaagttaaattttattatattcagtagAGAAGATTAAActcaatatttgaaatttttatagaaaCACGAAGTTATAGTTCATACATTTCCCTAATTTTAAATCAAGTAGTTTTGAATTTACAATCTCttattttattgaacattttttacttcttttttatgtttttttgagCGAACattgtattaacatttttttcaagaaaaccCAAACTTCTCTTTCCATATATATCGAGCAAAACAAGGAAGTGGTGCAAAGCATTCAGTGAGCAGAATACGCTAATATCCAGGCTTGACAAGAGCTGGCATTTACTAGATGTAATCCCCCTACAAACACCGGGTAAATGCTACTATTCCTGCTAACTCAGGACATGTGGTTACAGAGATACGGATATCCGCTATCGAACAGCTAGTGATGGTGGTGACTGATTTGACTGGAACCCAGAACTCTCGCCTGACCACTAGGTTAACCTGCCTCTCCACTCACTATTTTGTCATCCGAAATAGCTGTGCGTTTTCAAAAGCCCTGCCTGGTGTTAACAGcgttgttttctttccttgtgtttaGCCACCTGACCATCTTCTGCTGTGTAAATACTCTTCTAGGTCAGAGGCTCCAATCAGCTTCACAGGTTTGCAGTCTCTGTCCTGGTCTTATGACCACATCCTACACCCAGACTGGGAACGGGACAAACGAGGTCACCAGCCTTCCCGGGGTGCCCGAGTCAAAGGGGGCGGGCGAGTCTAAGGACACATGACTTTTAGGGATAAAAACGGAAAGTCTCAGAAAACCCCAACCAGTGGGTAACGCTGTCAGTTGTGCCAATGGGTACGCGCTCACGATAACGACGCGCAAGACGTTAATAAACAAACGCGATATTCAGtctcctcaaactattcaaaCAGTCGGTTACTTGCATCCAAAATTCACTCAGTAAAATGACATTACTTCCCGTTTCTTTCATGATTAGGGAGTGTCCTGAGCCTAGGTCAGCTAGAAACTGGCGCAAGTGTCCCCAGAGGAAGGGAGGCCCCAGGGCGGCGCGCCCCACCCGGTCCCCCACCGCGAGGGGAGCGCCTCTCGGCCCCGGCACCCCGCCCCGCTAGCCCCGGCCGTGCGCGCGCCTGTCGCGCCCGCGCGCACTCACTTGTAGGGCACCGGCCACTGGCGCCGGGAGGGGTCGGCCGCGGCTGTCGGCAGCCAGAGCAGCGCCAGGGCCCAGCGCCAAAGAGCGCACCCCGAGGCCGCGCCCGCGCTCCGCTGCCCACCGACCCCACGGTGGGCGCTCCCCGCCTGCGCCATGTGGCGGCTCCCGGTGCTTCCGGCGCCTCCCGACCCCGGCGACGCGGACTGAGCATGCGCGGAGCCAGGCCTCCGCGCCGCACCAACTCCGGACTCGGCCGCCTGGGTCCGGCCGGTCCCACCCTCTCCCCGGCCGGAGCCTCGGCCCCGCCGCGCCGGACGCCTTCCGGAGCGGGAGGGAGCGGAGCCCTTTCGTGCGGACCGTTTTTCCTGTCCGCAGCTGCCCGCAGGGTGGTGGCTTTCAAAACTTTGCCGGCCGGGAAGGCGCCTGGGTCCGGCTTCTTGGAGCGCTCCATCCGGGCCTCGGGGCCTCCTTTTTCTGAAACAGACCCAGAATGCCCAGTGCTTCTGGCCCCGCGTCTCAGTTTAAAGTTCACCGCTTCTTTGGAGCTATTTTTCTGACCTGCGCTCAACAATTCCCACCTAAaccaaaccaccaccaccaacaaaagaGTCCGTCTTTGGGCCCCTCCTTTGGATTCTCTAGCACGGAACTCTCACCCCTCCACACAGGGTCCAGACTAGGTGACATTAAACATTGGAGTGAAAGAATCTTTATTTGGCGGTGGTGGTGCAGTGAGGAAGACAATCCTGGAGGAATGACTGGTCCTCACCCAACCTGAGCCAATGGCCACCGCAGTGCACAGCCCACGATACTACGCTATTTAATCcactccaccccttcccccccagATGTTCTTCCTTGTTGGGATCACCCGCTTCAGTGGGGGAGAAGATTCTACATTACCCTTCTTTGACCCTTCATCCAGCTCAAGAAAACAATGGGATCAACCGCCCTGCTTCTGGTGAGATATCCAAGGCCTGCCATACTTTTATACAAAGATATTAACTTATGTCTataaatagtacattaaaagCGTTATAACTTATAGTTACTTGTTTTACAAGAGAGCAGCTTACCTTCACTTCACCCACAACACTTGTGAACCATCATAGTATTTGTAAAGGATAGTGGAGTAAGTGAGGTCAGAGGCGACCACATGACCCATGGAGGGAGCAGCACTGGCTTCCCCACGCCTGCTAGGCTTTCTGAGGGCTGATGGGAATTTGTCCCTCCCgcccccaacctccctccccttctcccacttgCTGCGCCAGCTTGGGAAATTCTGTGGAGATTCAGGCAGGGTACCCTTTTAACACCCACTTACCTAACTATTTAGGTGGGTGCAATCCTAGCTCTCCTGCATACCATGGCTCTGTTCTGAATCACCAACTGACCTCTCCAAAGACCCAcacaagttgggggtggggagggagggcgcAACACATCCTAGCTATGACGGCTGAAATGTAATGTTCAGTTTGACAGGGCACCCACAGGATTCCCAGAGGGTATTTACTTGAGCATGATTTACCCCTGAAACAGCTCTCCAAAGTAACAATATACAAATAATGGGATCATAGGCTAGAGGGCTAATGGAGCTTCCCATCCTACTCAGGACTTCTGAGAGCTATAGAAACAAGTTTCGAGTTGACCATGGTCAGTGGTGGGGCTCTTCTCTCTCGGGACTGCAGTCTCTTCATTCCACGTGCAGGGAGCTCTAATGGTGAGAAAGCAGTCCCTCATATTAGCCTTAACTCAGCCTCTCAGTAGCTCCCATCTGCTCGGGCCTGGTTCTGCCTTCTGTTCCTTTTGGCTATGACCCCAGCATCCCAGGCAGAAGATGCTTATAGACTGTTGTTACCTGATACCTCATTGTACTGACTTCTCTCTAGTTCATGGTTTTTAAATCTTGGAAGATCCATCAAAAAATAGTTTGAATTTTAATCCAATTGGTTTCCCTTG
Coding sequences within it:
- the CLN5 gene encoding ceroid-lipofuscinosis neuronal protein 5 isoform X1, yielding MAQAGSAHRGVGGQRSAGAASGCALWRWALALLWLPTAAADPSRRQWPVPYKRFSFRPEPDPYCQAKYTFCPTGSPIPVMKGDDVIEVFRLQAPVWEFKYGNLLGHLKIMHDAIGFKSTLTGKNYTMEWYELFQLGNCTFPHLRPEMNAPFWCNQGAACFFEGIDDIHWRENGTLVLVATISGNTFNEMAKWVKRDNETGIYYETWTVQASPARGAETWFESYDCSKFVLRTYKKLAELGAEFKKIETNYTRIFLYSGEPTYLGNETSVFGPTGNKTLALAIKKFYYPFKPHWSTKEFLFSILQIFDAVIIHREFYLFYNFEYWFLPMKFPFIKVTYEEIPLPNRNKTLSGL
- the CLN5 gene encoding ceroid-lipofuscinosis neuronal protein 5 isoform X2, translating into MAQAGSAHRGVGGQRSAGAASGCALWRWALALLWLPTAAADPSRRQWPVPYKRFSFRPEPDPYCQAKYTFCPTGSPIPVMKGDDVIEVFRLQAPVWEFKYGNLLGHLKIMHDAIGFKSTLTGKNYTMEWYELFQLGNCTFPHLRPEMNAPFWCNQGAACFFEGIDDIHWRENGTLVLVATISGVTF